A stretch of Blastocatellia bacterium DNA encodes these proteins:
- the rsmB gene encoding 16S rRNA (cytosine(967)-C(5))-methyltransferase RsmB, with translation MSTAREIAFHILSRVQQTHSYAANLLASYRWDGVSLRERRLTYELVLGVLRWQRQLDYFIEKYARRPVESLDLPVVIALRLGLYQLRFLKRVPDYAAVDTSVELVRRSGASRAAGLVNAVLRRATRSRRDRPGADIHDEFERWSVEYSHPRWLVEKWIADFGQSEALSLMRANNTTPVPVLRINRLRAPEQETLAALAREGIEVEPSDFVPGAYRVKAGTLSLTSPLVVEGFVYFQDEGSQLVVHLVSPQPGMRVLDVCAAPGSKTTHLAALMNNRGVIIAGDLHLGRLRTLCRLSERLGVKIAVALVLDGTKPLPFVPRARFDRVLVDAPCSGTGTLRRNPEIKWWLKRDHLAGLSQKQRALLGEASRWVVDRGMLIYSTCSLEREENEDVVEEFLRNHADFELVQPEMGKDLAGAGRGWIRLFPHRHGTDGFFVAVMKKHGNC, from the coding sequence ATGAGCACCGCCCGTGAGATCGCCTTTCATATTCTGTCGCGCGTACAGCAGACGCACTCTTACGCGGCCAATCTGCTGGCGTCCTATCGGTGGGATGGAGTTTCCTTGAGGGAGCGACGATTAACCTATGAGCTGGTGCTCGGAGTTCTTCGCTGGCAGCGACAGCTTGACTATTTCATCGAGAAGTATGCCAGGCGCCCCGTTGAGAGCCTTGACCTTCCTGTGGTCATCGCCCTCCGGCTCGGCCTCTATCAGCTTCGTTTCCTTAAGCGGGTTCCGGACTATGCGGCCGTGGATACATCGGTGGAGCTGGTGCGAAGGTCCGGAGCGTCGCGCGCAGCCGGTTTGGTCAATGCCGTGCTGCGGCGAGCGACGCGCTCGCGTCGTGACCGTCCAGGAGCGGACATCCACGATGAGTTCGAGCGGTGGAGCGTCGAGTACTCGCATCCTCGGTGGCTCGTCGAAAAATGGATTGCTGATTTCGGTCAGTCGGAGGCGTTGAGCCTCATGCGGGCCAACAATACGACGCCGGTGCCGGTGCTTCGGATCAATCGGTTACGGGCGCCGGAACAGGAGACTCTGGCAGCGCTCGCGCGCGAGGGAATCGAAGTGGAGCCAAGCGATTTTGTTCCGGGGGCATATCGAGTGAAAGCGGGGACGTTGTCCCTCACATCACCGCTGGTTGTTGAAGGATTCGTTTATTTCCAGGACGAGGGCTCACAGCTTGTGGTACATCTGGTCTCTCCGCAACCGGGAATGCGCGTACTCGATGTCTGTGCGGCTCCGGGAAGTAAGACGACGCATCTGGCAGCGCTCATGAACAATCGTGGGGTGATCATCGCCGGCGACCTTCATCTCGGGCGATTGCGAACCTTGTGCCGACTGAGCGAACGATTGGGCGTCAAGATTGCGGTGGCTCTCGTACTGGATGGAACAAAACCCTTGCCGTTTGTGCCGCGAGCGCGCTTCGATCGTGTCTTGGTTGATGCTCCGTGTTCGGGGACCGGGACGCTTCGACGAAATCCCGAGATCAAGTGGTGGTTGAAGCGCGACCATCTTGCCGGATTGAGTCAGAAGCAGCGCGCCTTGCTTGGAGAAGCCAGCCGGTGGGTGGTTGATAGGGGGATGTTGATTTATTCGACGTGCTCGCTGGAGCGAGAGGAAAACGAAGACGTGGTCGAGGAATTCTTGAGGAACCACGCTGATTTTGAACTGGTCCAACCGGAGATGGGCAAAGATCTGGCGGGGGCGGGGAGGGGATGGATTCGGTTGTTCCCTCACCGACATGGAACCGACGGGTTTTTCGTTGCGGTGATGAAAAAGCACGGAAATTGCTAA
- a CDS encoding ABC transporter permease produces MRLWAILKVAFRALGRNKLRSTLTMLGIIIGVGAVIAMVSVGQGAQAMVKDQIQSMGTNIMFVWPGSHMMGGVRLGAGAANTLTAEDVEAIERECPAVAAASPIVRASGQMVFGNQNWFTQIQGTNEKFPKIRNWPVAEGEFFNEGDVRAAARVIVLGKTVVDNLFQGVNPIGQTIRVRNLPFRVIGVLAPKGQSMMGQDQDDIAVMPYTTVQKKLLGQQILSINSAMISFINASASSVAEKQVADLLRQRHRIAPGQPDDFMVRNMTEVAEAAEQTNRVMTLLLGSIAAVSLIVGGIGIMNIMLVSVTERTREIGIRMAVGARPSHIRMQFLTESVVLSLLGGIAGVICGGIGAIGISRLLGWPTLVSPMSVAISFGFAAAVGVFFGYYPAHKAASLDPIEALRYE; encoded by the coding sequence ATGAGGTTATGGGCCATCCTTAAAGTCGCTTTCCGTGCTCTCGGCCGAAACAAGCTGCGGTCAACGCTGACGATGCTCGGTATCATTATCGGTGTCGGAGCCGTCATCGCCATGGTTTCCGTCGGTCAAGGTGCCCAGGCCATGGTGAAGGATCAAATTCAAAGCATGGGGACAAATATCATGTTCGTCTGGCCCGGCAGCCACATGATGGGTGGTGTGCGACTGGGGGCGGGAGCGGCCAATACGTTGACGGCGGAAGACGTCGAGGCAATCGAACGTGAGTGTCCCGCTGTGGCAGCGGCCTCGCCGATTGTTCGGGCATCGGGCCAGATGGTCTTCGGCAATCAGAACTGGTTCACGCAAATTCAAGGCACCAACGAAAAATTCCCGAAGATCAGAAATTGGCCGGTGGCCGAGGGAGAATTCTTCAACGAAGGAGACGTTCGGGCGGCCGCTCGTGTCATTGTGCTCGGTAAGACAGTCGTGGATAACCTCTTTCAGGGGGTCAACCCGATCGGGCAAACGATCCGCGTGCGAAACTTGCCCTTTCGTGTCATTGGCGTTCTCGCTCCGAAGGGCCAATCCATGATGGGACAAGATCAGGATGATATTGCGGTGATGCCTTACACAACGGTTCAGAAGAAACTGTTGGGGCAGCAGATCCTCTCGATCAATTCGGCGATGATTTCCTTCATCAATGCGTCAGCATCGAGCGTGGCTGAGAAGCAGGTCGCCGACCTCCTGCGTCAGCGCCATCGCATTGCCCCGGGTCAACCGGACGATTTCATGGTTCGAAACATGACCGAAGTCGCGGAAGCGGCAGAGCAAACGAATCGGGTGATGACGCTCCTTTTGGGCAGTATTGCCGCCGTGTCGTTGATCGTGGGCGGCATCGGTATCATGAACATTATGCTTGTGTCGGTGACCGAGCGCACGCGCGAGATTGGCATTCGCATGGCCGTGGGAGCCCGCCCGAGCCACATCCGAATGCAGTTCCTCACGGAGTCCGTCGTTCTCAGTCTGCTCGGGGGAATTGCAGGCGTCATCTGCGGGGGGATTGGGGCCATCGGGATCTCTCGCCTCCTGGGCTGGCCGACGCTTGTCTCTCCCATGTCGGTGGCTATCTCATTCGGCTTTGCCGCAGCCGTCGGCGTCTTCTTCGGCTACTATCCAGCTCATAAAGCGGCGTCGCTCGATCCGATTGAGGCGTTGCGCTACGAGTAG
- a CDS encoding efflux RND transporter periplasmic adaptor subunit, which translates to MALGGIKKLFASKKRLFVILGALIVISGVALSFGLFRQKAADSEYFFGTVERGSIRNVVNATGTVQAVVTVQVGSQVSGQIQALYADFNSVVKRGQLLAKIDPRNFEAQVENARATLLAAEARVRTVEAELNTQMANLQSARANLEAARVARDNMKLIFDRYTELYRSGVASQNDYDTAKANYDSAVARYNQAAAAVEQVQAQMNATRAQLEQAKAQVEQAKADLNRALVNLEYTNIYSPVDGVVISRNVDVGQTVAASLQAPTLFVIANDLTKMQVNANIDEADIGKISDRVDVRFTVDAYPGDTFTGKIVEVRLNPQTVQNVVTYSVIISVDNSQLKLKPGMTANITITVDQRENVLKVPNAALRYLPPGVTREKVFELMRQGQPGMAGDTGARPEGPRTSSAPPSPEKPPSARPAAARPASPPDVPAGLSAEAAALLRRLRDPNLSPEDRRALVQKMRELPEADRQKIRESFQWSRPGGSGPGQPGSWGSRSEAAAHRSASAATTAPSGPLLAPGQLWDPSEKLRFPTPRHQSVRPGIVWVLNAEKKPEPRRVMLGITDGVSTEIVSGEVKEGDKVIIGDTTQATPTTTQTGSRPPFGGPFGGFGPPRRPAGR; encoded by the coding sequence ATGGCACTAGGGGGAATCAAAAAGCTTTTTGCCAGTAAGAAACGGCTCTTCGTCATCTTGGGAGCACTCATTGTGATCTCCGGAGTGGCCTTGTCATTTGGACTGTTTCGCCAAAAGGCCGCCGATAGCGAGTACTTCTTCGGAACGGTTGAGCGTGGATCCATCCGGAACGTCGTCAATGCGACGGGAACGGTCCAGGCGGTTGTGACGGTTCAGGTGGGAAGTCAGGTCTCCGGGCAGATTCAGGCTCTCTATGCCGATTTCAATTCGGTCGTCAAGCGGGGACAATTGCTTGCCAAGATTGATCCCCGAAATTTTGAGGCGCAGGTGGAAAATGCTCGAGCGACGCTACTGGCGGCCGAAGCTCGCGTACGCACGGTGGAGGCCGAGCTGAACACCCAGATGGCCAATCTCCAGAGCGCCAGGGCCAATCTGGAGGCCGCGCGCGTGGCCCGCGATAACATGAAACTGATCTTCGACCGCTACACTGAACTCTATCGCAGTGGCGTGGCGTCGCAGAATGATTACGACACCGCCAAGGCCAATTACGATAGCGCTGTGGCCCGCTATAATCAGGCCGCTGCAGCCGTCGAGCAGGTCCAGGCGCAGATGAATGCCACCCGGGCTCAACTCGAACAAGCGAAGGCCCAGGTGGAGCAGGCCAAGGCCGATCTCAATCGCGCACTGGTCAATCTGGAGTATACCAACATCTACTCACCGGTGGACGGTGTGGTCATCTCGCGTAATGTGGATGTTGGACAGACGGTGGCTGCGAGCTTGCAGGCACCCACGCTCTTTGTCATCGCCAATGACCTGACCAAGATGCAGGTCAATGCCAATATTGACGAAGCTGACATCGGAAAGATCTCCGACCGTGTGGATGTGCGCTTCACCGTTGATGCCTACCCCGGCGACACATTCACGGGGAAGATCGTTGAGGTTCGCCTCAACCCGCAAACGGTGCAAAACGTCGTGACCTATAGCGTCATCATCAGCGTGGATAATTCGCAATTGAAGCTGAAACCGGGGATGACGGCGAACATCACGATTACCGTGGATCAGCGAGAGAATGTCCTGAAGGTACCGAATGCCGCTTTGCGGTATTTGCCGCCGGGAGTGACGCGCGAGAAGGTTTTTGAATTGATGCGACAGGGACAGCCGGGAATGGCTGGTGACACCGGCGCCAGGCCGGAAGGGCCAAGGACGTCTTCGGCTCCTCCTTCGCCGGAGAAGCCTCCGTCGGCTCGCCCGGCAGCCGCACGACCAGCCTCGCCTCCGGATGTTCCTGCAGGCCTGTCAGCGGAAGCAGCCGCTTTGCTCAGGCGGTTGCGCGATCCCAATCTGTCGCCGGAGGACCGCCGGGCCCTCGTCCAAAAGATGCGCGAGCTGCCGGAAGCAGATCGGCAAAAGATTCGAGAGAGCTTCCAGTGGTCTCGGCCAGGAGGTAGCGGGCCTGGTCAACCCGGATCATGGGGGAGTCGTTCGGAGGCCGCCGCGCATCGGAGCGCGTCCGCCGCGACAACGGCCCCTTCGGGTCCCTTGCTGGCCCCCGGTCAGCTGTGGGACCCCTCGGAGAAATTGAGATTCCCCACACCTCGTCACCAGAGTGTCCGTCCGGGGATCGTCTGGGTGCTCAATGCGGAGAAAAAGCCCGAGCCCCGTCGTGTGATGCTCGGGATCACCGACGGTGTCAGCACTGAAATTGTCTCCGGCGAAGTGAAGGAGGGGGACAAGGTCATTATTGGTGATACCACACAGGCGACCCCAACGACTACGCAAACAGGATCACGACCGCCCTTCGGCGGACCGTTCGGAGGATTCGGTCCTCCGCGTCGTCCGGCGGGACGGTAA
- a CDS encoding ABC transporter ATP-binding protein — protein sequence MRLERVHKIYKTGDIEVHALRGVSLVIRRGEFVAIMGPSGSGKSTMMNIIGCLDRPTRGRYLLEGEDVSRLTKTQLADIRNRRIGFVFQAFNLVPRTSALENVELPLIYAGVPAAERIRRAREALAAVGLADREKNLPSQLSGGQQQRVAIARALVNNPSIILADEPTGNLDSRTSVEVMEIFQRLNRERNLTLVIVTHEADIAQYASRIITFRDGRIRYDAPIEKPRDAREVLEQLPPPGEEEEEDYEVMGHP from the coding sequence ATCCGCCTGGAGCGGGTGCATAAGATTTACAAAACGGGAGATATCGAAGTTCACGCTCTGCGGGGAGTCTCGCTCGTCATTCGCCGGGGCGAGTTCGTGGCTATCATGGGGCCATCGGGTTCGGGAAAATCAACGATGATGAACATCATTGGTTGTCTCGACCGTCCGACGCGTGGCCGATACCTCCTGGAAGGAGAGGATGTCTCCAGGCTCACAAAGACTCAGTTGGCTGATATTCGCAACCGTCGTATCGGGTTTGTCTTTCAGGCCTTCAATCTCGTGCCCCGAACATCTGCTTTGGAGAATGTGGAGTTGCCGCTCATCTACGCGGGCGTTCCGGCGGCCGAGCGAATACGCCGCGCCCGCGAAGCTCTCGCTGCCGTGGGATTAGCCGATCGGGAGAAGAACTTACCCAGTCAACTCTCGGGAGGGCAGCAGCAGCGCGTGGCAATTGCTCGGGCGCTGGTCAATAATCCCTCGATTATCCTCGCCGATGAGCCCACGGGGAATCTCGACAGTCGCACGTCGGTCGAGGTGATGGAAATCTTTCAGCGGTTGAATCGCGAGCGAAATCTCACGCTGGTCATCGTAACGCACGAGGCGGATATTGCCCAGTACGCCTCGCGCATCATCACCTTCCGCGATGGGCGGATTCGCTATGATGCCCCTATCGAGAAGCCGCGCGATGCGCGGGAGGTTCTCGAGCAATTGCCGCCTCCGGGCGAAGAGGAGGAGGAAGACTATGAGGTTATGGGCCATCCTTAA